The Vicia villosa cultivar HV-30 ecotype Madison, WI linkage group LG1, Vvil1.0, whole genome shotgun sequence genome includes a region encoding these proteins:
- the LOC131632021 gene encoding probable protein phosphatase 2C 35 yields MGCSHGKCCCVKSSSLDSDSRKTGFHHSHRKNILAQRVLKHVPVPSHNFVLEYTFLTLRGYYPDSLDKQNQDNFCIRTQIQGNPNIHFFGVFDGHGQFGSQCSNFVRDRLVEKLSNDPALVEDPVQAYKSAFSATNHELHTSDIDDSMSGTTGITVLVIGDTLYVANVGDSRAVLAVKDGDRIIAQDLSSDQTPFRRDEYERVKLCGARVLSVDQVEGLKDPSIQHWGNEESWDGDPPRLWLPNGMYPGTAFTRSLGDRLAETIGVVATPEVSTFRLNPNHLFFVVASDGIFEFLSSQTVVDMTAKFTDPRDACAAITEESYKLWLELVNRTDDITIIIVQIKGFSNSSTSGVESSEANVGTALRSPDTVVLSQSCQRSTES; encoded by the exons ATGGGTTGTTCCCATGGCAAGTGTTGCTGTGTGAAATCTTCTTCATTGGATAGCGATTCTAGAAAAACTGGGTTTCATCATAGTCATAGGAAGAACATACTCGCTCAGAGAGTACTGAAACATGTTCCTGTTCCTTCCCACAACTTTGTTTTGGAATATACCTTTCTCACACTGCGAGGTTACTACCCTGATTCACTGGATAAACAAAACCAAGATAATTTTTGCATCAGGACTCAAATTCAAGGTAACCCCAATATTCATTTCTTTGGTGTTTTTGATGGGCATGGTCAATTTGGGAGTCAGTGTTCAAACTTTGTTCGGGATAGGTTGGTAGAGAAATTATCTAATGACCCTGCATTGGTGGAGGACCCCGTTCAAGCTTACAAATCTGCCTTTTCGGCAACAAATCATGAATTGCATACTAGTGACATTGATGATTCTATGAGCGGCACAACGGGAATTACAGTGCTTGTTATTGGAGATACCCTCTATGTTGCTAATGTTGGTGATTCGAGAGCTGTGCTAGCTGTTAAGGATGGGGATCGAATTATTGCACAGGACTTGTCCTCTGATCAGACTCCATTTCGGAGAGATGAATATGAGAGAGTGAAACTTTGTGGAGCAAGAGTGTTGAGTGTTGATCAAGTGGAAGGGCTCAAGGATCCAAGTATCCAACATTGGGGTAACGAAGAGAGTTGGGATGGTGATCCTCCGAGATTGTGGCTTCCAAATGGGATGTATCCAGGAACTGCATTTACAAGGAGTTTAGGGGATAGGTTGGCGGAGACAATTGGCGTGGTTGCTACTCCAGAGGTGTCAACTTTTCGGCTTAATCCTAATCACCTCTTCTTTGTTGTTGCTAGTGATGGCATATTTGAATTCTTGTCAAGCCAAACTGTTGTTGATATG ACAGCAAAATTTACAGATCCCCGTGATGCATGTGCGGCTATTACCGAAGAGTCATATAAACTATGGTTGGAACTTGTGAATCGAACAGATGACATCACAATTATCATTGTCCAGATTAAAGGATTTTCTAAT TCTAGTACATCTGGAGTTGAATCAAGTGAGGCCAATGTTGGTACTGCACTGAGGAGCCCAGACACAGTTGTTCTCTCTCAATCATGTCAAAGATCAACTGAATCA TGA